The following coding sequences lie in one Leucobacter allii genomic window:
- a CDS encoding exodeoxyribonuclease III, with translation MADSLRVASVNVNGVRAAFRKGMGAWLETSGVDVLALQEVRADDSHLAELFGEEWHVLHDPCEIKGRAGVAILSRVPATGHRTGLGTLDAQERIQSSGRWLEADFELGGTPITVVSNYTHSGEVDTPRQEAKWAFLDAMGERMTELADACELVAIVGDFNVGHRELDIKNWKGNVKRAGFLPRERAYFDRFFGARGETIVGVDGSEGPGFGWVDVGRRWAGEVDGPYSWWSNRGQAFDNDTGWRIDYHVVTPALGERVADYRVHRYPSYDTRWSDHAPVVVDYRA, from the coding sequence ATGGCTGATTCCCTGCGCGTCGCTTCCGTCAACGTCAACGGCGTCCGCGCCGCCTTCCGCAAGGGCATGGGCGCCTGGCTCGAGACGAGCGGCGTCGACGTGCTGGCCCTGCAGGAGGTCCGCGCGGACGACTCGCACCTCGCCGAGCTCTTCGGCGAGGAGTGGCACGTCCTCCACGATCCGTGCGAGATCAAGGGGCGCGCCGGCGTCGCGATCCTGAGCCGGGTGCCCGCGACCGGCCATCGCACGGGTCTCGGGACCCTGGATGCGCAGGAGCGCATCCAGTCGTCCGGTCGCTGGCTCGAGGCGGACTTCGAGCTCGGCGGCACGCCGATCACCGTCGTCAGCAACTACACGCATTCCGGAGAGGTCGACACCCCGCGACAGGAGGCGAAGTGGGCCTTCCTCGACGCCATGGGCGAGCGCATGACGGAGCTCGCCGACGCCTGCGAACTCGTCGCGATCGTCGGCGACTTCAACGTCGGCCACCGCGAGCTCGACATCAAGAACTGGAAGGGCAACGTGAAGCGCGCCGGGTTCCTGCCGCGCGAGCGCGCCTACTTCGACCGCTTCTTCGGCGCGCGGGGCGAGACCATCGTCGGCGTCGACGGCAGCGAGGGGCCCGGCTTCGGCTGGGTCGACGTGGGCCGGCGCTGGGCCGGCGAGGTCGACGGGCCCTATTCGTGGTGGTCGAATCGCGGGCAGGCCTTCGACAACGACACGGGCTGGCGCATCGACTACCACGTCGTCACCCCCGCGCTCGGCGAGCGCGTCGCGGACTACCGCGTGCACCGCTACCCCTCCTACGACACCCGCTGGTCCGACCACGCCCCCGTCGTCGTCGACTACCGGGCGTAG
- a CDS encoding exodeoxyribonuclease III — protein MRIATWNVNSIRTRFGRVVDWLVREDVDVLAMQEIKCRPDQFPVEAFAQAGYELEIHGLNQWNGVAFASRHEMSDVARGFAGMPGFGKPIAGQEAVQGVDAAGLPLEARALGVTVGDLRLWSLYVPNGRALGDPHLDYKLRWLEALREDAAGWLEADPELPLALMGDWNIAPLDADMGDPSFAVGRSTHVSPEERAALAAFAPLVEDVVRPIVPEGYTFWDYKAGRFPKDQGMRIDFIMGSRAFADAVTGAAIARAERTGDAPSDHVPVVCDIDPSLLGGTFEDEYDRPMVF, from the coding sequence ATGCGCATCGCCACCTGGAACGTCAATTCGATCCGCACCCGCTTCGGACGCGTCGTCGACTGGCTCGTCCGCGAGGACGTCGACGTGCTCGCGATGCAGGAGATCAAGTGCCGCCCCGATCAGTTCCCCGTCGAGGCCTTCGCTCAGGCCGGCTACGAGCTCGAGATCCACGGCCTCAACCAGTGGAACGGCGTGGCCTTCGCGAGCCGCCACGAGATGAGCGACGTCGCGCGCGGTTTCGCGGGGATGCCCGGCTTCGGCAAGCCCATCGCGGGCCAGGAGGCGGTGCAGGGGGTCGACGCCGCGGGGCTCCCCCTCGAGGCGCGGGCGCTCGGGGTGACGGTGGGCGATCTGCGGCTCTGGAGCCTCTACGTGCCCAACGGCCGCGCGCTCGGCGATCCGCATCTCGACTACAAGCTGCGCTGGCTGGAGGCGCTCCGCGAGGACGCGGCCGGCTGGCTCGAGGCGGACCCGGAGCTCCCGCTCGCGCTCATGGGGGATTGGAACATCGCCCCGCTCGACGCCGACATGGGCGACCCCTCCTTCGCGGTCGGACGCTCGACGCACGTCTCCCCCGAGGAGCGCGCCGCCCTCGCCGCCTTCGCCCCGCTCGTGGAGGACGTCGTGCGGCCGATCGTGCCGGAGGGCTACACGTTCTGGGACTACAAGGCGGGCCGCTTCCCGAAGGACCAGGGCATGCGCATCGACTTCATCATGGGCTCGCGCGCCTTCGCCGACGCGGTGACGGGCGCCGCGATCGCGCGCGCCGAGCGCACCGGGGACGCGCCGAGCGACCACGTGCCCGTCGTGTGCGACATCGATCCCTCGCTCCTCGGCGGCACCTTCGAGGACGAGTACGACCGTCCGATGGTGTTCTGA
- a CDS encoding response regulator transcription factor, translating to MLLLRARQWLRDPGVVAEAERIAAWASDEELALIELQARHTHAYAVGACSTEELRRATELAGRVDPALGAALLGHLERIGTRAGPRTAASDPEASRLADFGIWLPLPPAPELTAREREIVLLAAVGHSSRLIAERLHISARTVETHLGHAFAKLGVSNRDELRGWATRHRATLIDPGNT from the coding sequence ATGCTGCTGCTGCGCGCGCGGCAGTGGCTGCGCGACCCGGGCGTCGTCGCCGAGGCGGAGCGGATCGCGGCCTGGGCGAGCGACGAGGAGCTGGCGCTCATCGAGCTGCAGGCGCGCCACACGCACGCCTACGCGGTCGGCGCATGCTCGACGGAGGAGCTCCGGCGCGCGACCGAGCTCGCCGGGCGCGTCGACCCCGCGCTCGGGGCGGCGCTGCTCGGACATCTCGAGCGCATCGGCACGAGAGCCGGCCCGAGAACCGCCGCGAGCGATCCGGAGGCCAGCCGCCTCGCCGACTTCGGCATCTGGCTGCCGCTGCCTCCGGCCCCGGAGCTCACGGCCCGGGAGCGGGAGATCGTGCTGCTCGCCGCGGTGGGGCACTCGAGTCGCCTCATCGCGGAGCGCCTGCACATCTCGGCGCGCACGGTCGAGACGCACCTCGGGCACGCCTTCGCGAAGCTCGGGGTCTCCAACCGCGACGAACTGCGCGGCTGGGCGACGCGGCACCGCGCGACGCTGATCGACCCCGGAAATACGTAA
- a CDS encoding LCP family protein, translating into MGTKTVGEAERSTFVRHGKLRRSSSWANALRVLATTAVVVALSGVATVAYAVWGLTQDVDTVDLGDSADTVAAGSQSIDGPLTILLVGSDSRVGQSYDDGEEGELNDVTLMLHVSADHQSATVVSFPRDLMIPIPSCPGPDGEDEYYPAMSEQQLNSTLSYGGLPCTVRTIESLTGMDIPYAGLITFDGVIGVSNAIGGVDVCLTQPIVDEATELNLPAGENTLVGNDALQFLRTRHGVGDGGDTSRISNQQVFMSSLVRKLQSADTLSDPVKVYGLAKAAVENMTLSSNMANVQFMQQVAGTVKDIDLSRINFVQYPSFSHPYEEGRLTPDYASAEALFQVLQSGAAFTVAATGEGVAVEAGEAPTDGSAEAPVETTDPAAEDPAATDPAAGDPGAAEGATTTTDENGKVVLPENVTGQPADTVTCSAGRTVL; encoded by the coding sequence ATGGGCACGAAGACCGTCGGAGAGGCCGAACGCTCGACGTTCGTGCGCCACGGAAAGCTGCGCCGGTCGAGCTCGTGGGCGAACGCGCTGCGCGTGCTCGCCACCACCGCGGTCGTCGTGGCGCTGAGCGGCGTCGCGACCGTCGCCTACGCGGTGTGGGGGCTCACGCAGGATGTCGACACGGTGGATCTCGGCGACAGCGCGGACACCGTCGCCGCGGGTTCGCAGTCGATCGACGGTCCGCTCACCATCCTGCTCGTCGGCTCCGACTCGCGCGTGGGGCAGAGCTACGACGACGGCGAGGAGGGCGAGCTCAACGACGTGACGCTCATGCTGCACGTCTCGGCCGATCACCAGAGCGCCACCGTCGTCAGCTTCCCGCGAGACCTGATGATCCCGATCCCGAGCTGCCCTGGCCCGGACGGCGAGGACGAGTACTACCCGGCGATGAGCGAGCAGCAGCTCAACTCGACGCTCTCCTACGGCGGGCTCCCCTGCACGGTCCGCACGATCGAGTCGCTCACCGGCATGGACATCCCGTACGCGGGCCTCATCACCTTCGACGGGGTCATCGGCGTCTCGAACGCGATCGGCGGCGTGGACGTCTGCCTGACGCAGCCGATCGTCGACGAGGCCACCGAGCTCAATCTGCCCGCGGGGGAGAACACGCTCGTCGGCAACGACGCCCTGCAGTTCCTGCGCACCCGGCACGGCGTGGGCGACGGCGGCGACACGAGCCGCATCAGCAACCAGCAGGTCTTCATGTCCTCCCTCGTGCGCAAGCTGCAGAGCGCCGACACGCTCTCCGACCCGGTGAAGGTCTACGGCCTCGCGAAGGCCGCGGTGGAGAACATGACGCTCTCGAGCAACATGGCCAATGTGCAGTTCATGCAGCAGGTCGCGGGCACGGTGAAGGACATCGACCTCAGCCGCATCAACTTCGTGCAGTACCCCTCCTTCTCGCACCCCTACGAGGAGGGGCGGCTGACGCCCGACTACGCGAGCGCAGAGGCGCTCTTCCAGGTGCTGCAGAGCGGCGCCGCGTTCACCGTCGCCGCGACGGGCGAGGGCGTGGCCGTGGAGGCGGGCGAGGCCCCGACCGACGGCAGCGCCGAGGCGCCCGTGGAGACGACGGACCCCGCCGCAGAGGATCCTGCGGCGACGGATCCCGCGGCGGGCGACCCGGGCGCGGCCGAGGGCGCGACGACCACGACGGATGAGAACGGCAAGGTCGTGCTTCCCGAGAACGTCACGGGCCAGCCCGCGGACACGGTGACCTGCTCGGCGGGTCGCACCGTTCTCTGA
- a CDS encoding low temperature requirement protein A has product MTGALASRLGLVRMTGRDPGQHHRAASPLELFFDLVFVVAVSQAAQNLHHGISEGHAGPAVLAYVMVFFAIWWAWMNFTWFASAFDTDDWLYRLSTIVQMGGVLVLAAGVHDAMSAGEWDTVTWGYVIMRLAMVGQWLRLAASDPEQRRTAIRYAIGIAAVQLLWVARILFSADVQFWTFWPCLVLEVLVPIWAERARSTPWHPHHIAERYSLFVLILLGESLLASANAIIDALNSGEHLPGLIGLAVAGIALAAGIWWMYFSGEYGDRLRTMRQAFGFGYAHFILFAAVGAVSAGIEVELDLLAGASEHLTAATASFALTVPVAAFMLVVWALLLRRHIGAASSACFLVLTAAVLLSALFPQGTVLGATAAAVLAVVVVELGRIRAR; this is encoded by the coding sequence ATGACCGGCGCCCTCGCCTCGCGCCTCGGCCTCGTCCGGATGACCGGACGCGATCCGGGGCAGCATCATCGCGCCGCGAGCCCGCTCGAGCTGTTCTTCGACCTGGTGTTCGTCGTCGCCGTGTCGCAGGCCGCGCAGAACCTGCACCACGGCATCTCCGAGGGGCACGCCGGCCCGGCGGTGCTCGCCTATGTCATGGTCTTCTTCGCCATCTGGTGGGCGTGGATGAACTTCACCTGGTTCGCCTCGGCCTTCGACACCGACGACTGGCTGTACCGGCTCTCGACCATCGTGCAGATGGGCGGCGTGCTCGTGCTCGCCGCCGGGGTGCACGATGCGATGAGCGCCGGGGAGTGGGACACGGTGACGTGGGGCTACGTCATCATGCGCCTCGCGATGGTCGGGCAGTGGCTGCGCCTCGCGGCCTCCGACCCCGAGCAACGGAGGACCGCGATCCGCTATGCGATCGGGATCGCCGCCGTGCAGCTGCTCTGGGTCGCGCGGATCCTGTTCTCCGCCGACGTGCAGTTCTGGACCTTCTGGCCGTGCCTCGTCCTCGAGGTCCTCGTGCCGATCTGGGCCGAGCGCGCGCGCAGCACCCCGTGGCATCCGCACCACATCGCCGAGCGCTACAGCCTGTTCGTGCTGATCCTGCTCGGCGAGAGTCTGCTGGCCTCCGCGAACGCGATCATCGACGCCCTGAACTCCGGCGAGCACCTCCCCGGGCTCATCGGGCTCGCGGTCGCCGGCATCGCGCTCGCCGCGGGCATCTGGTGGATGTACTTCTCCGGCGAGTACGGGGATCGGCTGCGCACCATGCGGCAGGCCTTCGGCTTCGGCTACGCCCACTTCATCCTGTTCGCCGCCGTCGGCGCGGTGTCCGCCGGCATCGAGGTCGAGCTCGACCTGCTGGCGGGGGCGTCGGAGCACCTCACGGCCGCGACCGCCTCGTTCGCGCTGACGGTGCCCGTGGCCGCGTTCATGCTCGTCGTGTGGGCGCTGCTCCTCCGGCGCCACATCGGCGCCGCGAGCTCGGCGTGCTTCCTCGTGCTGACGGCGGCGGTACTGCTCTCCGCGCTGTTCCCGCAGGGCACGGTGCTCGGTGCGACGGCGGCCGCGGTGCTCGCCGTCGTCGTCGTGGAGCTGGGGCGCATCCGCGCACGCTGA
- a CDS encoding nuclear transport factor 2 family protein, whose amino-acid sequence MSEPQLPQAVQRLVDAINAADTEAFVAAFANDGYVDDWGRVLSGPAGVRSWAETDAIGAGARMTVLEASTSDDVTELRFGWSSRVFNGESTAFATVRDDRVTAFRIPPHA is encoded by the coding sequence ATGAGCGAACCGCAGCTTCCGCAGGCCGTGCAGCGCCTGGTGGACGCGATCAACGCCGCGGACACCGAGGCGTTCGTCGCGGCGTTCGCGAACGACGGCTACGTGGACGATTGGGGGCGCGTCCTCAGCGGCCCCGCGGGCGTGCGCAGCTGGGCCGAGACCGACGCGATCGGGGCAGGCGCGCGCATGACCGTGCTGGAGGCCAGCACCAGCGACGACGTCACCGAGCTCCGCTTCGGCTGGAGCAGCCGGGTCTTCAACGGCGAGTCCACGGCCTTCGCGACGGTGCGCGACGACCGCGTCACGGCATTCCGCATCCCACCCCACGCATGA
- a CDS encoding sensor histidine kinase, with protein sequence MSRDPVAPPPPREAQPGTAWASGSVTAAIRQVAFVAAAAWQLVMVLVTLASVGGAGWGLAVAQGVVAVLAIVALRRPMPAYLVPGLAAALGTCGYLVSRDIDSALSFAACWQINFASCIALLLIARRAVIVAVVGQALLTALAILTVLPEWGPQMPFSIAVTQVSIVVVMRLGLPRLMRVSAEADAAAGAADAAELRLRVSALLGTRIAEETRTLHDTAINTLGAVANGTAGIVEGGQVRDQCARDVVLLETMRDDRSAPRTLALRDIFALPGLPIVRGGAEDAELDRAAARLSEEATAGIVGCVREALTNAAKHSGAELVAIDATVGGAELVIRVEDRGRGFAGPSPGDRGIATSIRARARDHGLVAEVDSAPGRGTRVEITAPFAPVRDPAPEMARTDAEVHEVSARLLRRAGLLWGMGVTVVSVLLTATGSANVGNALLPMIVLMLAAWAAAWGGTRGRPGSRLLGSTAGRALLASVLALCTLTVFVLSAAATGFGGLGAVYWQALAPTGPLVMLLALRPGRKVAVAAMTAWALLVLALAAFVAPNATAAQIVVIAGIVGVGFSAVWGRFQTLLVARAERGFRDRARALDARIAVDAAAAARTSYLRWLDAGLDSAIELLRGIAEGSRGVAAAATRAACAEEEQYLRQLVQISPEFVRLGRGLMAALREARDRGVPLVLRAGGPDAPDAATAEDVSGVLLSAIRGTPPGEALHVSLFPVGSGMQLTVSGASLEAPAALAAGRGSSRFERLGSVALLELTYTGEERSSDPEPREVPHERSRSVPRLPRRGRRGSPAAAGAD encoded by the coding sequence ATGAGCCGAGATCCCGTCGCACCCCCGCCTCCGCGCGAGGCGCAGCCCGGCACGGCCTGGGCGAGCGGGTCGGTCACCGCCGCGATCCGGCAGGTCGCGTTCGTCGCGGCGGCCGCGTGGCAGCTCGTCATGGTGCTGGTGACCCTCGCCTCCGTCGGGGGCGCCGGGTGGGGGCTCGCGGTGGCGCAGGGCGTCGTGGCCGTGCTCGCGATCGTCGCGCTGCGACGGCCGATGCCCGCGTACCTCGTCCCCGGTCTCGCCGCGGCGCTCGGCACCTGCGGCTACCTCGTGAGTCGCGACATCGACTCGGCGCTGTCGTTCGCGGCGTGCTGGCAGATCAATTTCGCATCCTGCATCGCGCTCCTGCTCATCGCCCGCCGCGCCGTGATCGTCGCCGTCGTCGGGCAGGCCCTGCTCACGGCGCTCGCGATCCTGACCGTCCTCCCGGAGTGGGGCCCGCAGATGCCGTTCTCGATCGCCGTGACGCAGGTGTCGATCGTCGTGGTGATGCGACTCGGGCTGCCTCGGCTGATGCGGGTCTCCGCGGAGGCCGACGCCGCGGCCGGCGCGGCGGACGCCGCCGAGCTCCGGCTGCGCGTGAGTGCGCTCCTCGGCACCCGCATCGCCGAGGAGACCCGGACCCTGCACGACACGGCCATCAACACCCTCGGCGCCGTCGCGAACGGCACGGCGGGCATCGTGGAGGGCGGGCAGGTGCGCGACCAGTGCGCCAGGGACGTCGTGCTGCTGGAGACCATGCGGGACGACCGCTCCGCCCCGCGGACGCTCGCGCTGCGCGACATCTTCGCGCTGCCCGGCCTCCCCATCGTCCGCGGCGGCGCGGAGGACGCGGAACTCGACAGGGCCGCGGCGCGACTGAGCGAGGAGGCGACCGCGGGCATCGTCGGCTGCGTCAGGGAGGCCCTCACCAACGCGGCGAAGCACTCGGGCGCGGAGCTCGTCGCCATCGACGCGACCGTGGGCGGGGCGGAGCTCGTGATCCGGGTCGAGGATCGCGGACGCGGGTTCGCCGGGCCGTCGCCGGGGGACCGGGGCATCGCGACGTCCATCCGCGCCCGCGCCCGCGATCACGGCCTCGTCGCGGAGGTCGACAGCGCACCGGGCCGGGGGACGCGCGTCGAGATCACCGCGCCCTTCGCTCCGGTGCGGGACCCCGCGCCCGAGATGGCGCGCACGGACGCCGAGGTGCACGAGGTCAGCGCCCGGCTGCTCCGGCGTGCCGGTCTCCTCTGGGGGATGGGCGTCACCGTGGTGAGCGTGCTGCTCACGGCGACGGGGAGCGCGAACGTCGGCAACGCCCTGCTGCCGATGATCGTCCTCATGCTGGCCGCCTGGGCCGCGGCGTGGGGCGGCACGCGCGGGCGGCCGGGATCGCGCCTCCTCGGTTCGACGGCCGGGCGGGCGCTGCTGGCGAGCGTGCTCGCCCTCTGCACGCTCACCGTCTTCGTCCTCTCGGCGGCGGCCACGGGCTTCGGCGGCCTCGGCGCCGTGTACTGGCAGGCCCTCGCCCCGACGGGCCCCCTCGTCATGCTGCTGGCGCTCAGGCCGGGGCGGAAGGTCGCCGTCGCCGCGATGACGGCCTGGGCGCTGCTCGTGCTCGCGCTCGCCGCATTCGTCGCGCCGAACGCGACCGCGGCGCAGATCGTGGTCATCGCCGGCATCGTCGGGGTCGGCTTCTCGGCGGTCTGGGGGAGGTTTCAGACGCTGCTCGTGGCGCGGGCGGAGCGCGGTTTCCGGGACCGCGCGCGAGCGCTCGACGCGCGGATCGCCGTGGACGCGGCGGCGGCGGCGCGAACGAGCTATCTCCGCTGGCTGGACGCGGGTCTCGACTCGGCGATCGAACTGCTCCGCGGGATCGCCGAGGGAAGCCGGGGGGTCGCCGCGGCGGCCACGCGCGCCGCGTGCGCCGAGGAGGAGCAGTACCTGCGCCAGCTCGTGCAGATCAGCCCGGAGTTCGTGCGGCTCGGGCGCGGGCTCATGGCCGCGCTGCGCGAGGCGCGCGATCGCGGGGTGCCGCTCGTGCTGCGGGCCGGAGGGCCCGACGCCCCGGACGCGGCGACGGCGGAGGACGTCTCCGGGGTGCTGCTCTCGGCGATCCGGGGGACGCCGCCCGGCGAGGCGCTGCACGTCTCGCTCTTCCCCGTGGGATCGGGGATGCAGCTGACGGTCTCGGGAGCGTCGCTCGAGGCGCCGGCCGCGCTCGCCGCCGGGCGGGGCTCCTCGCGCTTCGAGCGGCTCGGGTCGGTCGCGCTGCTCGAACTCACCTACACTGGCGAGGAGAGGTCATCGGATCCCGAACCCCGCGAGGTACCCCATGAGCGAAGCCGTTCCGTCCCCCGTCTGCCGCGTCGCGGTCGTCGAGGATCACCTGCTGCAGCGGGCGCGGACTGA
- a CDS encoding response regulator transcription factor, translating to MSEAVPSPVCRVAVVEDHLLQRARTEDLLRREPGFEIVFSGESAPDFVAWVREAPRERRPHLLVLDLMVDRRPSVDVAVVEALLRAGLKIVVLSALASPPLVRGIVRAGVSGVVGKRDAETDILAAIRAVLRGEEWMTTELAAVIAGDPERPKLSVQEERALVLYASGLTIEQVASAMNIGRETAKQYLDRVKRKYREAGVPARTQLDLGRIAWSEGYLDPTL from the coding sequence ATGAGCGAAGCCGTTCCGTCCCCCGTCTGCCGCGTCGCGGTCGTCGAGGATCACCTGCTGCAGCGGGCGCGGACTGAGGACCTGCTGCGCCGCGAGCCGGGCTTCGAGATCGTTTTCAGCGGCGAGTCGGCACCCGATTTCGTCGCGTGGGTGCGGGAGGCGCCGCGCGAGCGCCGGCCGCATCTGCTCGTGCTCGATCTCATGGTCGACCGGCGGCCGAGCGTCGATGTCGCGGTGGTGGAGGCGCTGCTGCGCGCGGGGCTCAAGATCGTGGTACTCTCCGCGCTGGCGTCGCCGCCGCTCGTGCGCGGCATCGTGCGCGCCGGGGTCTCCGGCGTGGTCGGCAAACGCGACGCCGAGACCGACATCCTCGCGGCGATCCGCGCGGTGCTGCGCGGCGAGGAGTGGATGACGACGGAGCTGGCGGCCGTCATCGCCGGCGACCCCGAGCGGCCGAAGCTCAGCGTGCAGGAGGAACGGGCGCTCGTGCTCTATGCCTCGGGGCTCACGATCGAGCAGGTCGCCTCCGCCATGAACATCGGCCGCGAGACGGCGAAGCAGTACCTCGACCGGGTGAAGCGGAAGTACCGCGAGGCCGGGGTGCCCGCGCGGACCCAGCTCGACCTCGGGCGGATCGCGTGGAGCGAGGGGTACCTCGACCCGACGCTCTGA
- a CDS encoding ferritin-like domain-containing protein, translated as MSQQKLETPAELFHYQVRSALTMEHHSLEALDELRSAAKDAKITKLFTHHATETREQIDTLEQVFALLEVDPSTAPSPATTGIKNQASSLLEKVDAKLRDRVALMSALGNEHFEISAYEGLILEARALGAGEAADLLQQNLDQETHTSEELRSALQELLS; from the coding sequence ATGTCCCAGCAGAAACTCGAGACCCCTGCAGAGCTGTTCCACTACCAGGTCCGCAGCGCGCTCACGATGGAGCACCACTCGCTCGAGGCGCTCGACGAGCTCCGCTCGGCGGCGAAGGACGCCAAGATCACGAAGCTGTTCACGCACCACGCCACGGAGACCCGGGAGCAGATCGACACGCTCGAGCAGGTCTTCGCGCTGCTCGAGGTCGATCCGAGCACCGCGCCCTCCCCGGCGACGACGGGGATCAAGAACCAGGCGTCCTCGCTGCTCGAGAAGGTCGACGCGAAGCTCCGGGATCGCGTCGCGCTCATGAGCGCCCTCGGCAACGAGCACTTCGAGATCTCGGCATACGAAGGGCTCATCCTCGAGGCGCGCGCGCTCGGGGCGGGCGAGGCGGCCGATCTCCTCCAGCAGAACCTCGACCAGGAGACGCACACGAGCGAGGAGCTCCGCAGCGCGCTCCAGGAGCTCCTGTCATGA
- a CDS encoding Vms1/Ankzf1 family peptidyl-tRNA hydrolase, translated as MMTGAARDGTAGAPDARSPLQEALARPGAWTTVYADGTGDTPAGSEATKRESLMDGLAQAGAPEADREAVATALRAGSGVASPSARYLLVSGGGIAVDEHFAGPRRGQAVLTHAALPFVIPLLRHRTYAPRYLVVETSRDGAELRLERAAGTESEQTARIEGSTDALPKVQAGGRSHARWQRHSEEVWKHNQAEVAASLERLVRDTRPAFVVLAGDLRARQLLRERLPADCTDLLIEVDAHTRADGADPRAVDRAVSEALDLGLQREIDEVSAAADAGGGERRARGVATVVEALQQARVAELLLDARTLEADPREAAETLGALDAEPWIRDGAPALGAGREVARLPVAEALARAAILTGARVRILEPALAPEEPMPDGGSPPTALLRW; from the coding sequence ATGATGACCGGAGCCGCACGAGATGGAACGGCAGGCGCCCCGGACGCGCGCAGCCCGCTGCAGGAGGCGCTCGCGCGTCCCGGCGCATGGACCACCGTGTACGCGGACGGCACGGGCGACACGCCGGCGGGGTCGGAGGCGACGAAGCGGGAGTCCCTCATGGACGGCCTCGCGCAGGCCGGCGCTCCCGAAGCCGACCGGGAGGCGGTCGCGACGGCGCTGCGGGCGGGATCCGGGGTGGCGAGCCCCTCGGCGCGGTATCTGCTCGTGAGCGGGGGCGGCATCGCCGTCGATGAGCACTTCGCCGGGCCCCGGCGAGGGCAGGCCGTGCTCACGCACGCCGCCCTGCCGTTCGTGATCCCACTGCTGCGCCACCGCACGTACGCACCGCGGTACCTCGTCGTGGAGACCTCCCGCGACGGGGCGGAGCTCCGGCTGGAACGCGCCGCCGGGACCGAGTCGGAGCAGACCGCCCGCATCGAGGGGAGCACCGATGCCCTGCCGAAGGTGCAGGCCGGCGGCCGGTCGCATGCCCGCTGGCAGCGCCACTCCGAAGAGGTGTGGAAGCACAACCAGGCCGAGGTCGCCGCGTCGCTCGAGCGCCTCGTGCGAGATACGCGACCCGCCTTCGTGGTGCTCGCGGGCGATCTGCGCGCGCGGCAGCTGCTCCGCGAGCGGCTGCCCGCCGACTGCACGGACCTGCTCATCGAGGTCGACGCGCACACCCGCGCGGACGGGGCCGATCCCCGCGCCGTCGACCGGGCCGTCTCCGAGGCCCTCGACCTCGGCCTGCAGCGCGAGATCGACGAGGTATCGGCCGCTGCGGACGCCGGCGGGGGCGAGCGCCGGGCCCGAGGCGTCGCGACGGTCGTCGAGGCGCTGCAGCAGGCGCGGGTCGCGGAGCTGCTGCTCGACGCCCGAACGCTCGAGGCCGATCCGCGGGAGGCCGCGGAGACGCTCGGCGCGCTCGATGCCGAGCCGTGGATCCGCGACGGAGCTCCCGCGCTCGGCGCCGGCCGCGAAGTCGCACGGCTGCCCGTGGCCGAGGCCCTCGCGCGCGCGGCGATCCTCACGGGAGCCCGCGTGCGGATCCTCGAGCCGGCGCTCGCGCCGGAGGAGCCGATGCCCGACGGCGGCTCCCCGCCCACGGCGCTGCTGCGCTGGTGA